From Amycolatopsis sp. WQ 127309:
GCCGTACTAGCTCACCGGTGCGCCGACAGGGCGAGTTCGGCCCAGACGGTCTTCCCGCCGGGACGGCGCAGCTGGCCCCAGGCGACGCTCGTCTTCTCGATGATCCGCATCCCGCGGCCACCCTTCGAGGACGGCGACGTCGGGGCGGCGGCGGCCGGGGAGCCGTCGTCGATCTCGATCCGGAGCTTCCCGCGGTTGCGGCGCAGGCGCACCCGGATCGGCGGCTTGGCGTGGCGGAGCGCGTTGGAGACGAGCTCGTCGAGCACCATCACGATGTCGGTCAGCAGCTCGGCGGTCAGGTCGGGCAGCAGGGCGCGAGCCCAGCCGCGGACCCTCGCCAGCTCCTTGAGGTCGGCCTGGACGGTGGTTTCGACGGTCTCGTCGATTTCGTCCACGTCGTCGAGGACACCGGACTCGGTGGGTGTTGCGTCGAGGCTCATGATCGGTCTCCTCGGGGAAAGAGACGGCTACGGGCTACTTGACTGCCCCCATCCGGCGGAGTTCAACCGCCGTGGTGGGTCACACCGCACATCCCCGGACGCGGTCCAGCACCGCCCCGAGATCATCGGGTGAGGTCTGGCCGCGCCAGGCGACGTACCCGTCGGGCCGGACCAGGACGTACCGGGCGCCGTAAAGACCGTGCAGGTCCGGCCGGTTGAGCCGGTAGCGCTTCAGGGGGACGCCGGCCGCCGCCGCGGCGGTGTCCCATTCGGGCGCGGCCGGCGCGGCGACCTCCAGCAGCGTGAACCCGGGCCCGAACTCGTCCTGCAGCGACCGGCTCCGGTCGAGCCAGAGGTGCGGCAGCCGGTTGCCCGGGGCGCCGGAGGGCCGGTACTCGGTGCCGGTGGAAGCCGGGGCGGGCCCGTCGTCGGGGACGACGAGCGGCGACCCGGGGTACGCGGTGCCGAGCACAAAACCGAGGGTGTACATCTCGGCCGTCTTGGCCTGCCGGATCAGCTCCGCCGTCTTGGCGCGCACGGCCAGGCCGTCCGGTCCGTCGTCGTCGAGGCCTGGCACGGCGAGTTCGCCGGTCAGCACCCGCATGTTGCGTTCGGCCTCGGCGATGGCCCGCTGCGCGATCGGACGGCGTTCGGTCCCGTAGGAGTCGAGCAGCCCGGGGCCGGCCCAGCCGCGCAGCGCGGCCGCGAGCTTCCAGCCGAGGTCGGCGGCGTCCCCGATGCCGGTGTTGGCGCCGAACCCGCCCCACGGCGGGTTCTGGTGCGCGGCGTCCCCGGCCACGAAACAGCGGCCGTCCCGGTAGCGGTCGGCCACCAGCAGCCGGGCCGTCCAGGGATCGGTCGCGGTCACAGTGACGGGCTCCGGCGTCCCGATCATCCGGTGCACGGCCCGTTCGCACCACGCGGCGTCGGCGTCTTCCGGCGCGTTGATGATGATGGCCCACCACCGGCCGTCGGTGTCGAGGGTGCCCATCAGGCCGTTGACCTCGGGGTTGACCACCCAGTACTGGACGGCGCGGCCCAGCTCGTGGCGGGCGGACAGCCCGGGCGCGTCGAAGATGACCTGGATGTTGCGGATCTCGTGGCTCCGCCCGGCCAGCGGGATGCCGCACGCCCGCCGGACGGCGCTGCGGGCCCCGTCGGCGCCGACGAGGTAGCGGCCCCGCACCACGCGCTCGCGTCCCGTGTCGTCCGTCGCGGTGGCGGTGACGCCGGTGGCGTCCTGCTCGAGACCCGTCAGGGTCCAGCCCCAGCGCGCGCTGACCGTCTCCCGCCGGGTGATGGTGTCGCGCAAGGCCTCTTCGACGTGGTTCTGCGCGCACCAGAGCGCGGGTTCGGCCAGCTCCGTCCGCTGGACGTCGCTGAGGGCGAAGACGCCGTCGAAGCGTTCCAGCCGGTGCCCGGTGAGCGAGGTGCAGAAGACGGCCGAGTCGGACCAGCCGAACGGCAGGGGAGCGTTGTCCCGGACGGCGCCGGCGATGCCCAGGCGCCGGAAGAGCTCCATCGACCGGGGGTTCAGCTGCTTGCACCGCGGGGACGCCAGGCTCGGCGCCGGCCGCGGTTCGAGCAGGACGCAGCCGATGCCCCGTGCGCCGAGTTCGTGGGCGAGGGTCAGGCCGACCGGGCCGCCGCCGGCGATGACGACCTCCGTGGTCTCCACCTCGGGGGGCGCATCCGCGTGACTCGTCATGCCGACAGTCTAGAAGCGCGGTGATCTTCCGGCGGCGGGCATCCGTTGCTCCATATAGAGTAACGCGATCGTCGTCGATGGAGGTGTCTTGCCCGCTCGCCGCTGGCTGATCGTCGCCGCCGCCTGCCTCGTCGTGCTGATCCTGGTCTACGTCCTCGCGGTGCTGACCGTCACCGGTCAGGAGCTGGAGAACGCGGCCCTGCGCGGAGCCGACCAGGCCGCCGCGCGCGACCAGACCGCGGCCGATCAGAGCCTGTCGCGGATCACCCTCTACTCCCTGGGCGTCGCCGTCGTGCTGGTGGCCGTCATCGGCCTGCTGCGCCGGCGGCCGGCTCTCGCGGTCGCGGCGGCCGGGGTGATCGTCGCCGGTCAGGTCGTCACGCAGGGGCTCAAGCGGTTCGTGCTGCCGCGGCCGTCGCTCGTGCCGCTCACCGGGCACTACGCGGACAACAGCATGCCCAGCGGGCACACCACGATCGCCATGACGGTGCTGTTCGCCGCGCTGCTCGTCGTGCCCCACCGCTGGCGTGGCGTGACGATGGTCCTGCTGCTGTCCTGGGCGGTCGGAATCGGCGCCTACACGGTGACGGCGAAGTGGCACCGCCTCTCCGATACCCTCGCCGCGGACGCGATCGCCCTCGGGCTCGCCTGCCTGGCGTCGTGGTGGCTCGCCCGCCGCGGCGTCGTCCGCCGGTACGAGGGCCGGCGCCGGATCCCGCGGGTGCTCGTCGTGGTCGTCACCGCCCTCGCCGGGCTGGTTTTCCTGGCCCTGGGCGGGTTCCTGATCGGCGCGGCACTGAGCCAGGACGGCCTCGACGCGACCCTGCGCGACAACACCTGGGTGGTCTACCTGGCCGCGAGTTCGCTCGCCTCGGCCGGGTCGGTGGCCGCCGCGCTGGTCTTCCTGGGGACCTGGCGCCGTCTCGAGATCCCGTGACGACCGGGGCGGACGGCGCTCGACCGCCCGCCCCGGTCGTCATCGAGCCGCCGGAACCGGCGCGAGGGCCGGGATCCGCGTCGGCAGGGTCCGCCAGATCTCCGGGGTGTAGAAGTGCCCACCGGGGAGTTCGACGTGCTGGTACCCGTTGCGGGCCAGTGACTTCCACTGCTCGGCCGTCTCCGGCACGATCACGTCGTCGTCGGCCCCGGTGAGCACCTGCAGCGGGACGCCGACCGTCGCGCCTTCGGTGTAGCCGAACGTGTCCCGCACCCGGATGTCGGCCCGCATGAGCTCCAGGGCCATCTCGCTCAGCTCCGGGTCGTCGAGCACGTACCCCGGCAGCAGGCCGTTGGTGCGCATCCACATCACCAGCTGCTCATCGGTGTCCTGCTGCGCGGGGAACATGTCCCGCGGGGTCAGGCCGCGGCTCGGCGCGTTCGCCGACGACACGATCAGCGTCTCCGGCAGCGGGCCGCCCCGGCGCTGCAGGCGGTCCGCGACGTCGAACGCCATCCAGCCGCCCATGCTGTGGCCGAACAGCAGGTACGGCCGGGGCGCCGCGGCCGCCGTCACGGCTTCGGTCGCGTCCTCGGCGAGCGCGTCCCAGTCCGGGGCGAAGTCGTCGAGGAAGCGGCCGTCACGGCCCGGGTAGCAGATCGTCACGAGCTCGACGTCGGGTGGCAGCACGTCGGCCCACGGCAGGTACGGCCCGGAGCCGCCGCCGCAGAAACCGAGGCACACCAATGTCTTCGCCGCGTCCGGGTTGGGCCGGGCCCGGACCACGGTGTTGGGGAGGTTGTCCATCGCCGTGCTCCTTTCAGCTCGCGCCGAGCGCCGTGACGTGCTTGGCGAGGTCGGCCAGCCGCGGGTGTCGGTAGACGTCCTTGGTGGACACCGGGACGCCGAAGTTCTTCTTCAGCCGCGCCACCACGCGCAGCGCCACCAGCGAATGCCCGCCGAGGGCGAAGAAGTCGTCGTCGGCCCCGACGCCGTCGCGGCCGAGCACCTCGGACCAGACGTCCGCGATCAGCGTCTCGACCGGCCCGCTGGGCGCCGCCCCGCCTTCGGCGACCGGCGCGGGCAGGGCCGCGGTGTCCAGCTTGCCGTTGGCCGTGCGGGGCAGCGCGTCGAGCCGGACGTACGCGGTCGGGACCATGTGCTCCGGCAGCTTCGCGGCCGCCGTGACCTGCGGCTGCTCGCCGCCGACGTGGTAGGCCACGAGCTGGTCGTCGCGCAGGACCACGGCCGCGGCGGTGACGCCGGGAGCGTCCCGCAGGACGGCCTCGATCTCACCCAGTTCGATCCGGTACCCGCGCAGCTTCACCTGGCGGTCGCGCCGCCCGGTGAACTCCAGGGCGCCGCCGGGGGACCAGCGGACCTCGTCACCGGTCCGGTACAGCCGGGTGCCGGGCTCGCCGAAGGGGTCGGGGACGAACCGCTCGGCGGTGAGGCCCGGCCGGCCGAGGTACCCGGCGGTGAGCCGGGGCCCGGACAGGTACAGCTCGCCCGCCGCGGCCGGGCGCAGGGTGTCGTCGAGGACGTGGGCCCGGATCCCGGCCAGCGGCACGCCGATGTGCGGCCCGCCCGGCCCGGCGATCCAGGTCGCCGTGGCGTCCACAGTGGACTCCGTGGGGCCGTAGAGGTTGAGCGCCTCCAAGGGGCTGTCGGCCAGTTCGCGCCACATCGGTTCCGGGATCGGCTCGCCGCCGATGAACAGCCGCAGGGAGCGGTCGAGCAGGTGCTCGCGCAACGCCGTCCAGTGCGACGGCGTCAGGTCGAGGTCGGTCACGGCGCACTCGTCCAGCCAGGCGACCAGCCGGGCCGGGTCGGTCCGGTGGTCGTCGTCGAGTACGACGACGCTGTCGCCGCGGCACACCCGCGCCCACTGCTGCACGGACGCGTCGAACGACACGCTGGCGTTCCACGCGACGACCCGGGGCTCGGCCGCGTACATCCCCGCCTGCTCCAGCGCGGCGACGAGCGCGGCCACCGCGCCGTGGTGCGCTGGGACGCCCTTGGGCCGCCCGGTCGAGCCGGACGTGTAGATCACGTAGGCGGCGTCGAGGTCCGACACGGTGGTGTCGTCCGTGCGCGGGCCCTCGGCGGCGGGGTCGACGACGACGGCGTCCGCCGGGACCCAGGCCGGAGTGGTCGTCGAGACCAGGGCGCGGATCGCCGCGTCACCGGCCATGAAGGCCAGCCGGTCGGCCGGGTAGGCGGGGTCGAGGGGGACGTACGCGGCGCCGGCCCGCCAGACGGCGAGGAGGGCGACCACCAGATCGGTGCCCCGGCCGAGGCCGACGCCGACCCGGTCGCCGCGGCCGACGCCGTGCGCGCGCAGGGCCCCGGCCAGCGCCGCGGTCCGGCGGTCCAGCTCGGCGAACGTCACCGCGGACGCGGTGTCCCGCACGGCGATCCGCTCGGGCGCGCGGCGGACCGCGTCGCGGAAGCGGGGGAGCAGGCCGGCCATCAGAGCGCCTCGTTCGCGGCCGGGGGCACGGTCGGCGCGCAGCCGGCGACGTCGACCGGCTCACCCATCGCGACGACGATCTTGCGGTCACCGCGGAACGGGTCGCGCCCGTGCGTGGACAGGATGTTGTCGACGAGCAGCAGGTCGCCCGGCTCCCACTGCTTGCGCACGGTCGCGGAGTCGTAGGCGGCGTCGAGCGCGGCCATCTCGTCGCGCGTCAGCGGGGAGCCATCGCCGATCGCGGTGTTGAACGGCAGGTCGTCGCGGCCGAACTCGTCGATCAGCGTCTCGCGCAGCTCCTCGTCGAGCGACCACTCGTTCCAGAAGGCCAGGTGGTTGAACCAGACCTCCTCGCCGGTGACCGGGTGGCTGATGACGCCGGGGCGGACCTGGCTGGTGCGCAGGTGGCCGTCGTCGAGCCAGCGGCACGCGATCAGGTTCTCGGCGCAGTAGCGTTCGACGTCTTCGCGGGTGGTCGCGGCGAACGCGGTCTGCCAGTCGGTGGAGATGTGCTCGGAGTAGCTGCGGTTGAGCAGCCAGCCGTGCGCGCGGACCTTCGCCACGAGCTCCGGCGGCAGCGCGCGCAGCACCTTCCGGACGTCCGCCACCGGCGTCGCCCCGCCTTCCGGCGGCGCGATCAGGCAGGAGAACATCAGCAGCCCGGGGAAGGTGAGCGTGTAGCTGTTCTCGTTGTGCATCCGGATCCGCTGCGCGGCGGGCAGGTCGGTGGACGAGAAGACGCCGTTGCCGAAGTCGCTGCGCGGCGTCGCCTTCTCGCGGTACGGCGTGCGGGCCGGCATCAGCGTGTCGCGCACGACGCCGAAGTCGTCGACGCTCGCGATCGGCAGGCCGCGCAGGTGCAGGGAGCCGTGCCGGTGCAACGCCGTACGCAGCGACGGCGCCGCCGCGGCCAGCCAGGCCACCGCGTCGTCGAGGCCGCTCAGCCCGCCGACCTCGGCACTCGCCGGCTCGCCGGGCTCGACCACCCAGTCGAGCGGCAGGAACTCTTTGACGCCCAGGGAACCCATCGTTTGTCCTTTCGCCTGACCCGCAGCGGGCGTCCACAGTGGAACCACCCGGTTCGCTCGCCGGTCGACGCTAGGCGGGTTCGCGGCCGTGCGGCGGCAGCCGGTGCGGCAGTGCGGCGGCAGTTTCCGCCCGCGCCGGGTTGTCGCCGCCGTCCTGCCGCCGCAACTGCCGGTCGGGCCCGGGTGCCGCTCCTAGGTTCGGAGCGTGACTTCGGAACTCCGCCCGGTCGCCGTGGTCAGCAGCACGGCGTCCGACGCGCACACCTGGAACCTCGTGTACCTGCAGCTGCTGCTCGAAGAGCTCGGCTTCGCGGTGACGAACCTCGGCGCGTGCGTCCCGGACGAGCTGGTGGTGCGCGAGTGCCGCCGGCTGGACCCGGACCTGGTGGTGCTCAGCACCGTCAACGGCCACGGCCACACCGACGGCCTCCGGCTGGCCCCGCGGCTGCGGGCCGTGCTGGCCGGCGCGGCGCTGGTCATCGGCGGCAAGCTCGGCGTCGACGGCACCAGCGGCCGCGAGTCCGTGCTGCGGGAGGCGGGCTTCGACCGCGTCTTCGGCGACGGCGACATCGGTGCCTTCCGCCGCTACCTGGCCGACCTGCCGGTGCGGGTGACGTCGTGAGCGTGCCGTTCGGGGCGTTCGTCGCCCGGGAACACGCGGCCGGCCGCCTGGTCGTCCAGCCGCGGATGGGCTTCCCGGCGCCGTCGGCCATGCGCGCCGGGCTGCTGGCCACCCGCGACGCCGCGGCCACCACGGTCGGCACCCTGACGCTCGACAGCTACACCCGCGTCGGCGACCTCGTCGCGGCGGCCCGCGCGCTGGCCGACGGCGCGCCGCTCAACGGCTTCCCGCTCGTCACTTACGGCCCCGAGGCGACCCGCGCGATGCTGGCCGGCGTGCTCGGCCCGGACTTCCCGGTCCAGGTGCGGCACGGCTCGGCCCGGCCGCAGGACATCGTCGCGACGCTGGTCGCGGCCGGTCTCGACGCGACCGAGGGCGGCCCGGTCTCGTACTGCCTGCCCTACAGCCGCACCCCGCTGCGGACGGCGATGCGGCACTGGGTGGCGGCCTGCGCGCAGTTGACGGCGGCGGGCGACACCGCCCACCTGGAGACGTTCGGCGGCTGCATGCTCGGCCAGCTCTGCCCGCCGGGCATGCTGGTCGCGATCAGCGTGCTGGAGGCGATCTTCTTTGCCCAGCAGGGCATCCGCAGCGTCTCGCTGAGCTACGCGCAGCAGACCGACCCGGCGCAGGACGAGGAAGCGGTGCGGGCGTTGCGCCTGCTGGCCGCGCGGTACCTGCCCGGCGTCGAGTGGCACGTCGTGCTCTACGCCTACATGGGCGTCTACCCGCGGACGCCGGCCGGCGCCGCCCGGCTGCTGACGTCCGCCGCGCGGCTCGCGGTGCGTTCCGGCGCGGCCCGGCTGATCGTGAAGACGGCCGCCGAGGCGCACCGGATCCCGACCGTCGGGGAGAACGTCGACGCGCTCGAACTCGCCGCCCGCGTCGCCGCCGCGACCCCTTTGTCGAAGGAAGTCGGGGACACCGGGATCCACGCCGAAGCCGCGACGCTGGTCGAGGCCGTGCTGGACCTCGACGACGACCTCGCGGGCGCGCTGCCGGCGGCGTTCGCCCGCGGCCTGCTCGACATCCCGTACTGCCTGCACCCGGACAACGCCGGCCGGGCGCGCAGCTACCTCGACCCAGCCGGCCGGCTGCAGTGGGCGGACACCGGCGGCCTGCCGATCGGCCCGGCACCCGGTGGCACGCGGTCGCGGCGGACCGGCTCGGCCGAGCTGCTGGCCGCGCTTTCACACGTGGAGCGGAAGTTCGACACGCCCCCGGCCGTCCGGGCCGGGGCCCGACCCGGAGGAGCGATATGACCGACACCTACGACGGCGAGCTGCCACCCGCGCTGCCCGTGCACCTCGCCTCGCCCGTCACGCAGAGCGCGTTGCGCGTGCAGCACCAGGTGCTGATCGCCGTGCGCGAGTTCCTCGGCGGGGAGGGGTTCACCGAGCTGCTGCCGCCGGTGATCGGCCCGGTCACCGACCCCGGCGTCCGCGGCTCGAAGCAGCTGGACGTCGACTACTACGGCCACCGCTACAAGCTCATGACCAGCGGAATCCTGTACAAGCAGGCGTCGCTGCTCGGCTTCTCGAAGATCTTCTACATCGCGCCGAACGTCCGGGCCGAACCGGTCGAGACGTGCTCGACGCGACGGCACCTCGCGGAGTTCCACCAGATCGACGTCGAGCTGGCGGGCGCGACCCGGGCGCAGGCCCAGGGCGTCGCGGAACGGCTGGTGACGCACGTCGTGAAGCACGTGCTCGCGACCGTCCCCGGCGAGCTGACCGGGCTGGGCCGCGACCTCGCGAACCTGGCCGACGTCCTCGCCGGCGCGTTCGGCCGGATGACGCACGCCGACGCCGTCACCCGGCTGCACAACCTCGGCCACCCGCAGAGCCCGGACGCCGAGATCGACTGGGAGGGCGAGGAACTGTTGTCCCGCAAGGCGTCCCAGCCGTTCTTCGTCGACGACTACCCCAAGGGCTCCCGTGGCTTCTACGACCGCGAAGCCACCACCGAGCCGGGCATCCTGCGCAACTTCGACCTCCTCGCGCCCGGCGGCTTCGGCGAGCTGGCCAGCGGCAGCGAACGCGAGTCGGACTACGCCCGGATCGTCACGCGGATGCGGGAGACGGGCGAGAACCCGGCGAAGTACGGCTGGTACCTCGACATGGTGCGCGAAGGCATCCCGGCGAGCGCGGGCTTCGGCCTGGGCCTGGAGCGGCTCGTCCGGTTCCTCACCGGCCTCGACGCGGTGTGGCGGGTCAACGCCTACCCGAAGGTCCCGGGCCTGGTGGCGCCGTGAAAGCCGTCGGGTTTCCCGAAGCGGTGGTCCGGGACCGGGCCGCACGAGGCGCCGCGGCGGTGTTCCCGGCGGAATCCGCGTACGGCGGCGAGGCGTTCGGCGGGGTCTCTCCCGACGGCGACGCGCTGGACCGGGCGCGGCTGGTACCGCCGGTGTTCGTGCCGCTGCGGCTGGAGAAGCTGATCGAGCTGGGCCGCGAGCCGCTGTTCTCCGACGTCGACCTGACCACGGCGATCGGCGGCTTCGCGTCGTCGCTGCCGGTGTTCCTGTCGGCGTTCGGCTCGACGCAGCTCGGCGGCGGCGACCTGGCGGTGGCGGCGTCGCGGCAGGCCGGCCGGCTGGGTGTCCCGATGGTCGTCGGCGAGAACGTCGTGCCGGTCAAGGGGTACGCGAACGCGCTGCTCATGCGCGTCCGGGCGTACACCGGCGAGGTGCCCGACGGGCTGGGCGGCGTCGTGGTGCAGCAGAGCACCGAGGACGCCGACGCCGAGGTCTGGAACCTCGTGTACAGCGACCCGGCGTCCGCGGAGCTGCTGGCCACCGGCCGGCTGGGCTTCGAGCTGAAGGTGGGCCAGGGTGCGAAGCCGGGCCTGGGCGGGATGACCCTGCTGGACGCGGCCACGGCGGCCCGCGTCGACGGCCAGTACGCGCTCACGGATCTCTTCGCGGACCGCGTGTTGCGGTCCGGCAGCCCCGGCACGTTCACCGGCGAGATCCTGCGTCAGCAGATCCGCTTGATGCGCAACAACTTCCCGCGAGCCCGCGTCTGGGTGAAGCTCCCACCGGGCCGGGACATCGCGGAGGCCACCCGGGTCGCCTGGGCGGCGGGCGCGGACGCGGTCACCGTCGACGGCGCGGAAGGCGGCACGGGCTGGGCGCCCACGGCGTTCCTGGACCACGTGGGCTTGCCGCTGGCGGAGTGCCTCCGCCGGATCGGCCCCCCATCGGGCTGCCTGCTGGCGGGCGGCCGCATGTGGGAGGGAACCCGGGTGGTCAAGGCCCTGGCGCACGGCGTCCGCGCGGCCGCCCTCGGCCGAGCGGCGCTGCTGGCGGTCGACGAAGACCGCACGGAAGGCCTGATACGGCTGGTGGCGGCGCTGGCACTGGAGGCGAGACTGCTGATCAGCGCGCTGGGCAAGTACCGCCCCGACG
This genomic window contains:
- a CDS encoding asparagine synthetase A, producing MTDTYDGELPPALPVHLASPVTQSALRVQHQVLIAVREFLGGEGFTELLPPVIGPVTDPGVRGSKQLDVDYYGHRYKLMTSGILYKQASLLGFSKIFYIAPNVRAEPVETCSTRRHLAEFHQIDVELAGATRAQAQGVAERLVTHVVKHVLATVPGELTGLGRDLANLADVLAGAFGRMTHADAVTRLHNLGHPQSPDAEIDWEGEELLSRKASQPFFVDDYPKGSRGFYDREATTEPGILRNFDLLAPGGFGELASGSERESDYARIVTRMRETGENPAKYGWYLDMVREGIPASAGFGLGLERLVRFLTGLDAVWRVNAYPKVPGLVAP
- a CDS encoding ATP-binding protein, which translates into the protein MSLDATPTESGVLDDVDEIDETVETTVQADLKELARVRGWARALLPDLTAELLTDIVMVLDELVSNALRHAKPPIRVRLRRNRGKLRIEIDDGSPAAAAPTSPSSKGGRGMRIIEKTSVAWGQLRRPGGKTVWAELALSAHR
- a CDS encoding cobalamin B12-binding domain-containing protein, producing the protein MTSELRPVAVVSSTASDAHTWNLVYLQLLLEELGFAVTNLGACVPDELVVRECRRLDPDLVVLSTVNGHGHTDGLRLAPRLRAVLAGAALVIGGKLGVDGTSGRESVLREAGFDRVFGDGDIGAFRRYLADLPVRVTS
- a CDS encoding TauD/TfdA family dioxygenase, encoding MGSLGVKEFLPLDWVVEPGEPASAEVGGLSGLDDAVAWLAAAAPSLRTALHRHGSLHLRGLPIASVDDFGVVRDTLMPARTPYREKATPRSDFGNGVFSSTDLPAAQRIRMHNENSYTLTFPGLLMFSCLIAPPEGGATPVADVRKVLRALPPELVAKVRAHGWLLNRSYSEHISTDWQTAFAATTREDVERYCAENLIACRWLDDGHLRTSQVRPGVISHPVTGEEVWFNHLAFWNEWSLDEELRETLIDEFGRDDLPFNTAIGDGSPLTRDEMAALDAAYDSATVRKQWEPGDLLLVDNILSTHGRDPFRGDRKIVVAMGEPVDVAGCAPTVPPAANEAL
- a CDS encoding glutamate synthase-related protein, with the protein product MKAVGFPEAVVRDRAARGAAAVFPAESAYGGEAFGGVSPDGDALDRARLVPPVFVPLRLEKLIELGREPLFSDVDLTTAIGGFASSLPVFLSAFGSTQLGGGDLAVAASRQAGRLGVPMVVGENVVPVKGYANALLMRVRAYTGEVPDGLGGVVVQQSTEDADAEVWNLVYSDPASAELLATGRLGFELKVGQGAKPGLGGMTLLDAATAARVDGQYALTDLFADRVLRSGSPGTFTGEILRQQIRLMRNNFPRARVWVKLPPGRDIAEATRVAWAAGADAVTVDGAEGGTGWAPTAFLDHVGLPLAECLRRIGPPSGCLLAGGRMWEGTRVVKALAHGVRAAALGRAALLAVDEDRTEGLIRLVAALALEARLLISALGKYRPDALTADDLWPAAGASGAAAAAGELPLDLPVRAVPTA
- a CDS encoding thioesterase II family protein — encoded protein: MDNLPNTVVRARPNPDAAKTLVCLGFCGGGSGPYLPWADVLPPDVELVTICYPGRDGRFLDDFAPDWDALAEDATEAVTAAAAPRPYLLFGHSMGGWMAFDVADRLQRRGGPLPETLIVSSANAPSRGLTPRDMFPAQQDTDEQLVMWMRTNGLLPGYVLDDPELSEMALELMRADIRVRDTFGYTEGATVGVPLQVLTGADDDVIVPETAEQWKSLARNGYQHVELPGGHFYTPEIWRTLPTRIPALAPVPAAR
- a CDS encoding methylaspartate mutase gives rise to the protein MSVPFGAFVAREHAAGRLVVQPRMGFPAPSAMRAGLLATRDAAATTVGTLTLDSYTRVGDLVAAARALADGAPLNGFPLVTYGPEATRAMLAGVLGPDFPVQVRHGSARPQDIVATLVAAGLDATEGGPVSYCLPYSRTPLRTAMRHWVAACAQLTAAGDTAHLETFGGCMLGQLCPPGMLVAISVLEAIFFAQQGIRSVSLSYAQQTDPAQDEEAVRALRLLAARYLPGVEWHVVLYAYMGVYPRTPAGAARLLTSAARLAVRSGAARLIVKTAAEAHRIPTVGENVDALELAARVAAATPLSKEVGDTGIHAEAATLVEAVLDLDDDLAGALPAAFARGLLDIPYCLHPDNAGRARSYLDPAGRLQWADTGGLPIGPAPGGTRSRRTGSAELLAALSHVERKFDTPPAVRAGARPGGAI
- a CDS encoding non-ribosomal peptide synthetase codes for the protein MAGLLPRFRDAVRRAPERIAVRDTASAVTFAELDRRTAALAGALRAHGVGRGDRVGVGLGRGTDLVVALLAVWRAGAAYVPLDPAYPADRLAFMAGDAAIRALVSTTTPAWVPADAVVVDPAAEGPRTDDTTVSDLDAAYVIYTSGSTGRPKGVPAHHGAVAALVAALEQAGMYAAEPRVVAWNASVSFDASVQQWARVCRGDSVVVLDDDHRTDPARLVAWLDECAVTDLDLTPSHWTALREHLLDRSLRLFIGGEPIPEPMWRELADSPLEALNLYGPTESTVDATATWIAGPGGPHIGVPLAGIRAHVLDDTLRPAAAGELYLSGPRLTAGYLGRPGLTAERFVPDPFGEPGTRLYRTGDEVRWSPGGALEFTGRRDRQVKLRGYRIELGEIEAVLRDAPGVTAAAVVLRDDQLVAYHVGGEQPQVTAAAKLPEHMVPTAYVRLDALPRTANGKLDTAALPAPVAEGGAAPSGPVETLIADVWSEVLGRDGVGADDDFFALGGHSLVALRVVARLKKNFGVPVSTKDVYRHPRLADLAKHVTALGAS
- a CDS encoding FAD-dependent monooxygenase, giving the protein MTSHADAPPEVETTEVVIAGGGPVGLTLAHELGARGIGCVLLEPRPAPSLASPRCKQLNPRSMELFRRLGIAGAVRDNAPLPFGWSDSAVFCTSLTGHRLERFDGVFALSDVQRTELAEPALWCAQNHVEEALRDTITRRETVSARWGWTLTGLEQDATGVTATATDDTGRERVVRGRYLVGADGARSAVRRACGIPLAGRSHEIRNIQVIFDAPGLSARHELGRAVQYWVVNPEVNGLMGTLDTDGRWWAIIINAPEDADAAWCERAVHRMIGTPEPVTVTATDPWTARLLVADRYRDGRCFVAGDAAHQNPPWGGFGANTGIGDAADLGWKLAAALRGWAGPGLLDSYGTERRPIAQRAIAEAERNMRVLTGELAVPGLDDDGPDGLAVRAKTAELIRQAKTAEMYTLGFVLGTAYPGSPLVVPDDGPAPASTGTEYRPSGAPGNRLPHLWLDRSRSLQDEFGPGFTLLEVAAPAAPEWDTAAAAAGVPLKRYRLNRPDLHGLYGARYVLVRPDGYVAWRGQTSPDDLGAVLDRVRGCAV
- a CDS encoding phosphatase PAP2 family protein, whose amino-acid sequence is MPARRWLIVAAACLVVLILVYVLAVLTVTGQELENAALRGADQAAARDQTAADQSLSRITLYSLGVAVVLVAVIGLLRRRPALAVAAAGVIVAGQVVTQGLKRFVLPRPSLVPLTGHYADNSMPSGHTTIAMTVLFAALLVVPHRWRGVTMVLLLSWAVGIGAYTVTAKWHRLSDTLAADAIALGLACLASWWLARRGVVRRYEGRRRIPRVLVVVVTALAGLVFLALGGFLIGAALSQDGLDATLRDNTWVVYLAASSLASAGSVAAALVFLGTWRRLEIP